In Bos javanicus breed banteng chromosome 2, ARS-OSU_banteng_1.0, whole genome shotgun sequence, the following proteins share a genomic window:
- the LOC133229686 gene encoding glycerol kinase-like gives MAATKKAVLGPLVGAVDQGTSSTRFLVFNSKTAELLSHHQVEIKQEFPKEGWVEQDPKEILLSVYECIEKTCEKLGQLNIDISNIKAIGVSNQRETTVVWDKLTGEPLYNAVVWLDLRTQSTVESLSKSIPVNNNFVKTKTGLPLSTYFSAVKLRWLLDNVRKVQKAVEEDRALFGTIDSWLIWSLTGGARGGVHCTDVTNASRTMLFNIHSLEWDKELCEFFKVPMKILPNIRSSSEIYGLMKAGSLEGVPISGCLGDQSAALVGQLCFQDGQAKNTYGTGCFLLCNTGHKCVFSEHGLLTTVAYKLGRDKPVYYALEGSVAIAGAVVRWLRDNLGIIKTSEEIEKLANEVGTSYGCYFVPAFSGLYAPYWEPSARGIICGLTQFTNKCHIAFAALEAVCFQTREILDAMNRDCGIPLSHLQVDGGMTNNKILMQLQADILYIPVVKPSMPETTALGAAMAAGAAEGVGVWSLEPEDLSAVTMERFEPQINAKESEIRYSTWKKAVMKSMDWATTKSSQNGDTGIFSSLPLGFFVVSSMVMLIGARYLSGVP, from the coding sequence ATGGCAGCCACGAAGAAAGCAGTTTTGGGGCCGTTGGTGGGAGCAGTGGACCAGGGCACCAGCTCGACGCGCTTTTTGGTTTTCAATTCAAAAACAGCCGAACTACTTAGTCATCATCAAGTGGAAATAAAACAAGAGTTTCCTAAAGAAGGATGGGTGGAACAAGACCCTAAGGAAATCCTGCTGTCCGTGTATGAGTGTATAGAGAAAACGTGTGAGAAACTTGGACAGCTCAATATTGATATTTCCAACATAAAAGCTATTGGTGTCAGTAACCAGAGGGAAACCACTGTAGTCTGGGACAAATTAactggagaacctctatacaatGCTGTGGTGTGGCTCGATCTGAGAACCCAGTCTACCGTTGAGAGTCTTAGTAAAAGCATTCCAGTAAATAACAACTTTGTCAAGACCAAGACGGGCCTTCCACTGAGCACTTACTTCAGCGCAGTGAAACTTCGTTGGCTTCTTGACAACGTGAGAAAAGTTCAAAAGGCAGTTGAAGAAGATAGAGCGCTTTTTGGGACCATTGATTCATGGCTTATTTGGAGCTTGACAGGAGGAGCCCGTGGAGGTGTCCATTGTACAGATGTAACAAATGCAAGCAGGACGATGCTTTTCAACATTCACTCTTTGGAATGGGATAAAGAGCTCTGTGAGTTTTTTAAAGTTCCAATGAAAATTCTCCCAAATATCCGGAGTTCTTCTGAGATCTATGGCCTAATGAAAGCTGGGTCTTTGGAAGGTGTGCCCATATCGGGGTGTCTGGGGGACCAGTCTGCTGCATTGGTGGGACAACTGTGCTTCCAGGATGGACAAGCCAAAAACACGTATGGGACAGGCTGTTTCTTACTATGCAATACAGGCCATAAGTGTGTATTTTCTGAACATGGCCTTCTGACCACAGTGGCTTACAAGCTCGGCAGAGACAAACCAGTATATTACGCACTAGAAGGTTCGGTAGCTATAGCTGGTGCTGTTGTTCGCTGGCTAAGGGACAATCTTGGAATTATAAAGACCTCAGAGGAAATTGAAAAACTTGCTAATGAAGTAGGTACCTCTTATGGTTGCTATTTCGTCCCAGCCTTTTCAGGCCTATATGCCCCTTATTGGGAGCCCAGTGCCAGAGGGATCATCTGTGGGCTCACTCAGTTCACCAATAAATGCCATATTGCTTTTGCTGCACTAGAGGCTGTTTGTTTCCAAACCCGAGAAATTCTGGACGCCATGAACCGCGACTGTGGAATTCCACTCAGTCATTTGCAGGTGGACGGAGGGATGACCAACAACAAAATTTTGATGCAACTGCAAGCCGACATTCTGTATATCCCGGTAGTGAAGCCCTCCATGCCGGAAACGACTGCCTTGGGAGCTGCCATGGCAGCAGGGGCTGCAGAAGGGGTCGGCGTGTGGAGTCTCGAGCCTGAGGATTTGTCAGCTGTCACGATGGAGCGGTTTGAACCTCAGATCAACGCCAAGGAGAGCGAAATTCGTTATTCCACATGGAAGAAAGCTGTAATGAAGTCCATGGATTGGGCTACCACTAAGTCTTCACAAAATGGTGACACTGGCATCTTCAGTAGTCTACCCTTGGGCTTTTTTGTAGTGAGTAGCATGGTAATGTTAATCGGAGCCAGGTACCTCTCAGGTGTGCCATAA